The Lycium ferocissimum isolate CSIRO_LF1 chromosome 1, AGI_CSIRO_Lferr_CH_V1, whole genome shotgun sequence genome includes a region encoding these proteins:
- the LOC132066858 gene encoding putative late blight resistance protein homolog R1A-10, whose product MAAYAAVTSLMGTIRLISQSNLLHLEEGHKEHLELLYEKVGSLLELLDNSDDEPKKDLPEKVKDLVHEVENKVESHIWKEAHKTFLKILKRVFLVPTKAHERLLKILQQAIEDVDSVNKELIKQRKNNNLQAGNCSLGGSSSPRLHVSTLENCMVGYNIEQERMRGQLTGHSSQLEVISIAGMGGIGKSTFANKMFSDPLIVSFFDVRGWINLSKDYNIRKMLLSLLQVTIREKEDKEDLHEKTDDILAEILQKSLKGRRYLIVVDDIWSTEAWDEIRLWFPECCKRSRILLTTRDMKVAQYASYPEDPFPMRFLEPEESWNLFCQKAFSKKDCPTEFENVAKVVVENCNGLPLMISVVAGTLSSKRSLDEWRKVAESVNSLVNLDDYQRCSGVLALSYNHLPSHLKACFLYFGVFPKAKEISVKKLIRLWVAEGLLELKGVEGLEKVAAHSLHDLIDKNLIMVSRQSLDGIIKTCRIHDLLHDLCSREAESDSILYAINDTPYGGPRRFFPQGRKWVSLHLAEGFYPSLFGALSYRKTRSIHFYVDPAYGFQLVHFKLLRVLDLEAMEFKYGFPSEISRLVCLRYLVMTVDEISEEVPISNLQNLQTLVIFRTSKKNIMHLPNGIWDMSQLRHLKGSRMVLHSPLKVSSNEVKYPILGTLQNVSGLSPSCCTKEIFEEIKNVKKLGIYGKRGEFLDQPKCLDNLIYLHELETLSIYVHAFHRTNFITLPRLGCSPPNLKKLTLYNTYLPLEDMKIISKFPKLEVLQLKHAAFVAEEGSTEMWEVTEMGFLELKFFLLLEELNLKYWRATDDCFPRLERIVIRDCRWLKEIPEVFADSMTLQLIELHRCSRSLVKAAKRIQKEQLENLGSDMLEVRSFDTIRAAFLNCKLSMKLQVFLTKFTCNFIVQSKRDED is encoded by the exons ATGGCTGCTTATGCTGCTGTAACTTCTCTGATGGGAACGATACGCCTGATTTCACAATCCAACTTATTACACCTTGAAGAGGGTCACAAAGAACATTTGGAATTGCTCTACGAGAAGGTTGGCTCTCTGCTAGAGCTTCTTGACAATTCCGATGACGAACCTAAGAAGGATTTGCCAGAAAAGGTCAAAGATCTAGTACATGAAGTGGAAAACAAAGTTGAATCACACATTTGGAAAGAGGCCCATAAGACGTTTCTTAAGATATTGAAACGAGTGTTCCTCGTTCCAACAAAGGCCCATGAGAGGCTTCTTAAGATCTTGCAACAAGCTATAGAAGACGTTGATTCTGTCAACAAAGAGCTCATCAAGCAGAGGAAGAATAACAATTTGCAAGCTGGAAATTGTTCACTTGGTGGTTCTAGTTCACCACGATTGCATGTTTCTACCCTTGAGAACTGCATGGTGGGATACAACATTGAACAAGAGCGCATGCGAGGTCAACTTACCGGACACTCATCTCAATTGGAAGTCATCTCTATTGCTGGGATGGGCGGCATTGGTAAGTCAACTTTTGCCAATAAGATGTTTTCTGATCCCTTAATTGTCAGCTTCTTTGATGTTCGTGGATGGATTAATCTGTCCAAGGACTACAATATACGAAAGATGCTTCTATCCCTCCTTCAAGTTACTATTCGGGAGAAAGAAGATAAAGAAGATCTTCATGAGAAAACGGATGATATACTAGCAGAAATCTTGCAGAAAAGTTTAAAGGGTAGGagatatttgattgttgtggatgaCATATGGAGCACGGAAGCCTGGGATGAGATTAGACTATGGTTTCCAGAATGTTGTAAAAGAAGTCGGATATTGTTGACTACTCGAGACATGAAGGTTGCTCAATATGCTAGCTATCCTGAGGATCCTTTTCCAATGCGTTTCCTGGAGCCAGAGGAAAGTTGGAATTTATTTTGCCAAAAGGCATTTAGCAAAAAAGATTGTCCGACTGAATTTGAGAATGTAGCAAAGGTAGTTGTAGAAAATTGCAATGGATTACCACTAATGATTTCTGTGGTTGCAGGGACGCTCTCTAGCAAGAGGTCACTGGATGAGTGGAGGAAAGTAGCTGAAAGTGTGAACTCTTTAGTAAACCTTGATGATTATCAACGTTGCTCAGGAGTGCTCGCTTTGAGCTACAATCATCTTCCTTCACATTTGAAGGCTTGCTTTTTGTAttttggagttttcccaaaaGCTAAAGAGATTTCTGTGAAGAAGTTGATTAGATTATGGGTTGCAGAAGGACTCCTAGAGCTAAAGGGGGTTGAGGGATTGGAAAAAGTGGCAGCTCATAGTTTACACGATCTTATTGAtaaaaatttaatcatggttagcAGGCAAAGTCTTGATGGAATAATCAAGACTTGTAGAATTCATGATCTTCTTCATGATCTATGCTCGAGAGAAGCTGAAAGCGACAGTATTTTGTATGCTATAAATGACACACCTTATGGAGGACCCAGAAGGTTTTTCCCTCAAGGTCGTAAGTGGGTGTCACTTCATTTAGCGGAAGGTTTTTATCCCAGCCTCTTCGGTGCTCTTTCTTATAGAAAAACACGTTCTATTCATTTTTATGTTGATCCAGCTTATGGTTTTCAACTAGTTCATTTCAAACTTCTTAGAGTCTTGGACTTGGAGGCTATGGAATTCAAATATGGTTTCCCTAGTGAAATATCACGCCTAgtttgtttaaggtatttggttATGACGGTCGATGAGATTTCTGAAGAAGTACCAATTTCCAATCTTCAGAATTTACAAACTCTCGTCATATTTCGTACatcaaagaaaaatattatGCATTTACCTAATGGAATTTGGGACATGTCTCAATTAAGGCATCTCAAAGGTTCAAGGATGGTTTTGCATTCCCCTCTGAAGGTATCCTCTAATGAAGTTAAGTACCCGATTTTGGGAACCTTGCAAAATGTTAGTGGGTTGAGTCCTTCTTGTTGCACAAAGGAAATATTTGAAGAGATTAAGAACGTGAAAAAATTGGGGATTTATGGCAAGCGTGGGGAATTTCTTGATCAGCCCAAATGCTTAGATAATCTTATATATTTACATGAGCTTGAGACACTAAGTATTTATGTACACGCTTTTCACAGAACTAATTTCATTACGCTTCCACGTCTGGGTTGTTCCCCACCAAATCTCAAGAAATTGACGCTTTATAATACTTATCTACCATTGGAGGACATGAAGATCATTAGCAAGTTCCCGAAACTCGAGGTGCTCCAATTGAAGCATGCTGCTTTCGTTGCTGAAGAGGGGTCAACAGAAATGTGGGAAGTAACAGAGATGGGATTTCTTGAATTGAAATTCTTCCTCCTCCTTGAGGAATTGAATCTTAAATATTGGAGAGCCACTGATGATTGTTTCCCACGCCTTGAGCGCATAGTTATAAGAGATTGCCGTTGGTTAAAAGAGATTCCTGAAGTATTTGCTGATAGTATGACACTGCAACTAATTGAGTTACATAGATGTTCTCGTTCCCTTGTGAAAGCTGCTAAGCGGATCCAGAAAGAACAATTGGAGAATCTGGGAAGCGACATGCTTGAAGTTCGTTCCTTTGACACAATTAGag CGGCTTTTCTCAATTGTAAACTTAGCATGAAACTGCAGGTGTTTTTGACTAAATTCACTTGTAATTTCATTGTACAGAGTAAAAGAGATGAAGATTAA